Proteins from a genomic interval of Gaiellales bacterium:
- a CDS encoding O-antigen ligase family protein has protein sequence MSDRTLDRLLLGTLFVQTMAKIQWQAAGLQLTITNITCTLFVAAFVAARIQRRDDAMPRTCATLAGFLLAFFAVYLAGYFDLETKQDVSFWAKGVVTWLIHFGFLVAAAAHVLRRGAPLFERALRWFVYGLAANAVYGVLQLALVVGAGINLDRLVVAPLTAGQGKFTGINVYGQVKGTQNIYRVNALTGDPNHLGVMLCVPLLALLPRYLSDRRAHRRLGALLLFLLAVQALTLSRSAALGDIVGLLVLAPTILPRLPRVRSLLLAAAVPAALLAVLYSASSFVRTVVASRTNVQGHGVQTHFEFYSLIQPALSPHPLFGRGYNTFAVFYEFLTGKSDFGPHSFWVATLVETGVAGLALYLCFLGWVLANAMLMRHAADPAHRLLGAGLTAALAGTVAANFFYLTMGFDYFYVVLLLVVAGAALFAPAAARSPNRSLLPSPSS, from the coding sequence GTGAGCGACCGCACGCTCGACCGGCTGCTGCTCGGCACCCTGTTCGTCCAGACGATGGCGAAGATCCAGTGGCAGGCGGCCGGGCTGCAGCTGACGATCACGAACATCACCTGCACCCTCTTCGTCGCGGCGTTCGTCGCCGCCCGCATCCAGCGGCGCGATGACGCGATGCCGAGGACGTGCGCGACCCTCGCGGGCTTCCTGCTCGCGTTCTTCGCGGTCTACCTGGCCGGGTACTTCGATCTCGAGACGAAGCAGGACGTCTCCTTCTGGGCGAAGGGAGTCGTCACCTGGCTGATCCACTTCGGCTTCCTCGTGGCCGCCGCCGCTCACGTCCTGCGGCGCGGCGCCCCGCTGTTCGAGCGCGCGCTGCGCTGGTTCGTCTACGGGCTCGCGGCCAACGCGGTGTACGGCGTCCTCCAGCTCGCGTTGGTCGTCGGAGCCGGCATCAACCTCGACAGGCTCGTGGTCGCACCGCTCACCGCCGGTCAGGGCAAGTTCACCGGGATCAACGTCTACGGGCAGGTGAAGGGAACGCAGAACATCTACCGCGTGAACGCGCTGACGGGCGACCCGAACCACCTGGGCGTGATGCTCTGCGTGCCGCTGCTCGCGCTCCTGCCGCGGTACCTGAGCGACCGGCGGGCGCATCGCCGTCTCGGGGCGCTGCTGCTGTTCCTGCTCGCGGTGCAGGCGCTGACGCTGTCGCGGAGCGCCGCCCTCGGCGACATCGTCGGCCTGCTCGTGCTGGCTCCAACGATCCTGCCCCGGCTGCCGCGAGTGCGGTCGCTCCTGCTCGCGGCGGCGGTGCCGGCCGCCCTGCTCGCCGTCCTCTACTCGGCCTCGAGCTTCGTCCGCACGGTGGTCGCATCGCGCACCAACGTCCAGGGCCACGGGGTGCAGACGCACTTCGAGTTCTACTCGCTGATACAGCCGGCCCTCTCGCCGCATCCGCTGTTCGGGCGTGGATACAACACGTTCGCCGTCTTCTACGAGTTCCTGACGGGCAAGTCGGACTTCGGCCCTCACAGCTTCTGGGTGGCGACGCTCGTCGAGACCGGCGTCGCCGGCCTGGCGCTGTACCTCTGCTTCCTCGGCTGGGTGCTGGCCAACGCGATGCTGATGCGCCACGCCGCCGACCCCGCCCACCGGCTGCTCGGGGCCGGCCTGACCGCGGCGCTGGCCGGCACTGTGGCAGCCAACTTCTTCTACCTGACGATGGGCTTCGACTACTTCTACGTGGTGCTCCTGCTGGTCGTGGCCGGCGCCGCCCTGTTCGCCCCGGCCGCCGCACGGAGCCCCAACCGGTCGCTGCTACCATCGCCCTCATCTTGA
- a CDS encoding glycosyltransferase produces MRLLIVAFYFPPAGGGGVQRTLKFCKYLPDHGIEVHVLAPQDPKWFAADEELLGAVPASTVVHRARFLGPRSASRADALHGRSPAARMAVEARFAFQRTLIPDKAVPWLATAVPAGIRIVRREGIDVIMSTSPPSSVHLAAEAIAAAARRPFVADFRDSWLDNPHRRYDKAGVRAKRAVVARMARSVAGRAAALTAATGAIAQEVGALHESAAHKTTVIENGADFDDFEQIAHRPGERFTIVHAGAFFGQRTPRPFLQALAAMLERRPQLRERVLARFVGPLRDGDRAFANSLGIDGAWREDGFRPYAESVRAQREADALLLLIPHAGGRGDTVLSGKVFEYIAARRPVLAAVPPQGAAANLIRAVGAGEVVDGDDVAGMSRVLEELVDRWAAGGLPDVDQPEDVRARISRAGRAAELASVLRRVAE; encoded by the coding sequence ATGCGCCTGCTGATTGTGGCCTTCTACTTTCCGCCCGCCGGCGGCGGCGGCGTCCAGCGGACGCTGAAGTTCTGCAAGTACCTTCCCGACCACGGGATCGAGGTGCACGTGCTCGCGCCGCAGGACCCGAAGTGGTTCGCCGCGGACGAGGAGCTGCTCGGTGCGGTGCCCGCGTCGACCGTCGTCCACCGCGCCCGCTTCCTCGGCCCGCGGTCGGCCTCGCGGGCCGACGCCCTGCACGGCCGCTCGCCCGCTGCGCGCATGGCGGTCGAGGCCCGGTTCGCCTTCCAGCGGACGCTGATCCCCGACAAGGCGGTTCCGTGGCTCGCGACGGCGGTGCCCGCCGGCATCAGGATCGTCCGGCGCGAGGGCATCGACGTGATCATGTCCACCTCGCCGCCGAGCTCCGTCCACCTCGCTGCCGAGGCGATCGCGGCAGCCGCCCGCCGGCCGTTCGTCGCCGATTTTCGCGATTCCTGGCTGGACAACCCGCACCGCCGCTACGACAAGGCCGGCGTGCGTGCGAAGCGGGCCGTGGTTGCACGCATGGCCCGGTCGGTCGCAGGGCGGGCCGCGGCGCTGACGGCGGCCACCGGAGCAATCGCACAGGAGGTCGGCGCGCTGCACGAGTCGGCCGCGCACAAGACGACCGTGATCGAGAACGGCGCCGACTTCGACGACTTCGAGCAGATCGCGCACCGGCCCGGCGAACGGTTCACCATCGTCCACGCCGGCGCGTTCTTCGGACAGCGCACACCCAGGCCGTTTCTGCAGGCGCTCGCCGCCATGCTGGAGCGCCGACCCCAGCTGCGGGAGCGCGTGCTCGCCCGGTTCGTCGGACCCCTCCGCGACGGGGACCGCGCGTTCGCAAACAGCCTGGGCATCGACGGCGCGTGGCGTGAGGACGGCTTCCGGCCGTACGCCGAGTCGGTGCGGGCGCAGCGCGAGGCCGACGCACTGCTGCTGCTGATCCCCCATGCCGGCGGCCGCGGCGACACGGTGCTCTCCGGCAAGGTGTTCGAGTACATCGCGGCACGGCGCCCGGTGCTCGCCGCGGTGCCGCCGCAGGGCGCAGCGGCGAACCTGATCCGCGCCGTCGGCGCCGGCGAGGTGGTCGACGGCGACGACGTTGCCGGCATGTCCAGGGTGCTGGAGGAGCTGGTCGACCGGTGGGCCGCGGGCGGGCTCCCGGATGTCGACCAGCCCGAGGACGTTCGGGCGCGCATCTCACGGGCGGGGCGCGCGGCGGAGCTGGCGTCGGTCCTGCGGCGGGTGGCGGAGTGA
- a CDS encoding MGMT family protein — MQIPPGFRVVAERSAFELEVAELVRAIPPGTVASYGRIADWLGRAASARAVGGALARSGGDTPAHRVVNAAGRLAPGWEREQAELLRVEGVRVRGGRVTDPIPWWDGPRTRPARSTG, encoded by the coding sequence GTGCAGATCCCGCCCGGATTCCGCGTCGTCGCCGAGCGGTCGGCGTTCGAGCTCGAGGTCGCCGAGCTCGTCCGCGCCATCCCGCCGGGCACCGTCGCCAGCTACGGCCGCATCGCGGACTGGCTCGGGCGTGCGGCGTCGGCGCGGGCGGTCGGCGGCGCGCTCGCCCGCTCCGGCGGCGACACCCCGGCCCACCGGGTGGTGAATGCCGCCGGCCGGCTGGCGCCCGGCTGGGAGCGCGAGCAGGCCGAGCTGCTGCGCGTCGAGGGCGTCCGCGTGCGCGGCGGCCGGGTCACCGATCCGATCCCGTGGTGGGACGGGCCGCGTACTCGACCTGCTCGTAGTACCGGGTGA